The sequence TCCCACTTCATGACGTTCTCGGGAGTGACGGAGCTGAACTCGCTCGCGGCCTTGGCCCGGTAGGGCGCGTCGTCGGCCAGGGCCGCCATGTCGACGGCGGTGCCGATGCGCAGGTCGGCGCGCTTGCCGAGGGAGCCGAGCGTGGTGGCCGGAGGCGCCTTGGGTCCGCCCTCGTGGCCGGAGCGGGCGAAGGCGTTGATGGTGCAGGGGGCGAGCAGGGCAGCGGCGGCGGTGCCGACCAGCACGGCCTTGATTGGCTTGCGCATGACAGATAACCCTTTCCGGGAAGCGCACGGCGCTGTACCCGGAGGTGGGCCGGGTCGCGTGCGCGGGTGTGGGTGTTTCGAAAGTTTCGCGAACCCTCCCGCACCTCCGGTGGGCCGGTGGTACGGACGAGGAGCGACCGGGCGGGACGCGCTGCGGTAGGGGCCGCGCGCCCCGCCCGGTGGTATGTGAGCCGGTCAGCCGCGTACGGGGGCGGCCGCCGTCACGGGTTCGACCAGGGCCTCGCACACCAGCCGGCGCCGGTGGTCGAGGGTGCGCTCGGGACCGGTGAGCCGCAGGTGCACGGTGTGCCGGATGTCCCCGGCGCCGCTGGAGGTGGCGAGCCGCAGCTCCAGCGCGCCCGGTTCCACGACCCGCAGGCCGCCGATGCCCGTGAAGGAGACCAGATCGGCGTGGAACCGGAAGCGCACCCGCGCCTCCTCGCCCGCGTCGAGCGGCACCCGGGCGTAGCCGATGAGCCGGGTGTCGGGCCGGGTCGTCTGCGCGACCGGGTCGTGCACGTACAGCTGGACCACCTCCGCGCCGGCCCGGTCGCCGGTGTTGCGGACGGTCAGCTCGATGCCGGCGGAGCCGTCGGTGGGGATCTCGGCGGGCGGCGGGGTGCCCGGCTCCCAGGCGAAGGAGGTGTACGTCAGCCCGTGGCCGAAGGGGTACAGGGGCGTCGGGTCCAGGTTGCTGACCCCGTTGGCGAGCCCGAGCGGCGGCTGGAGGTACGTCCACGGCTGGCCGCCCGGGTGGCGGGGGACGGAGACCGGGAGCCGGCCGGAGGGGCCGACCCGGCCGGAGAGCACCGAGGCGAGGGCGGGGCCGCCCTCCTCGCCGGGGAAGAACGCCTGCACCACGGCGGCGGTGCGCTCCGCCCAGCGGCCGAGCGCGTACGGGCGGCCCGTGACCAGGACCAGGACGACCGGGGTGCCGCTGTCCAGCAGCGCGTCGAGCAGTTCGCCCTGAACGCCCGGGAGTGACAGGTCGTCGGCGTCGCAGCCCTCGCCGGAGGTGCCGCGCCCGAACAGCCCGGCCCGGTCCCCGAGCACGGCGACGCACACGTCCGCGTCCCGGGCCGCTTCCACCGCGTCCGCGATGCCGGAGGTGTCCGTCCCGTCGACCTCGCAGCCGGGGGCGCCGGTGACCGTGGCGGCGGGGAACTCCCCGCGCACCGCGTCGAGCACGGTCGGGATGTCGATGCCCATGGCGACCCCGGGGTGCAGCACGCCGACGTGGCTGGGGAACGAGTAGCAGCCGAGCATCGCGAGCGCGTCGTCCGCGCGGGGGCCGACCACGGCGATCCGCCCGGTCCCGGCGAGCGGCAGGGCGCCGCGCGGGTTGGCGAGCAGGACCACGGCCTGTTCGGCGAGTTCGCGGGCGAGGGCGCGATTGCGCGGCGGGTCCAGGTCGATGGTCTCGCGGGCCTGCTCCGGGTCGGTGTCCCGCAGGAGCGCGGGCAGCGGGGTCCAGCCGGGGTCGAGCAGCCCGAGTGCGCACTTCTGGAGGAGGACCCGGCGCAGGGCGCGGTCGACGAGTTCCTCGGGGACCGTACCGGCGAGGACTGCGGCGGCGAGTTCGTCGCCGTAGCTGCGGACGGTGGGCAGTTCGACGTCGACCCCGGCGCGCAGCGCGAGGCGGGCCGCGTCGGCGCGGTCCTCGGCGATCTTGTGCAGGGTCTCCAGGAAGCCGATGGCGAAGTAGTCCGCGACCACGGTGCCCTCGAAGCCCCAGGTGTCGCGGAGCAGTCCGGTGAGCAGGGCGGGGTCGGCCGCCGAGGGCACCCCGTCGATCTCCGCGTAGGACTGCATGACCGAGCGCGCGCCGCCTTCGAGGAGGGCCATCTCGAAGGGCGGCAGGATGACGTCGGCGAGTTCCCTGGCCCCGGCCCGGACCGGCGAGAGGTTGCGGGCGCCGGCCGATGCCGCGTATCCGGCGAAGTGCTTGAGGGTGGCGACGACGCCGGCGGACTCCAGGCCCTTCACGTACGCGGTGCCGATGGTGGCGACGAGGTAGGGGTCCTCGCCGATGGT is a genomic window of Streptomyces sp. NBC_00708 containing:
- a CDS encoding glycoside hydrolase family 3 C-terminal domain-containing protein, translated to MANPPVPHARRTEAATAVDGPWQDPALAPEERVADLVSRMTLQEKTAQLYGIWVGADADGDGVAPHQNEMVDAIDWDALIPRGLGQLTRPFGTAPVDPAVGAISLARAQQAIAGAGRFGIPALAHEECLAGFTAWGATAYPVPLSWGAAWNPDLVTEMAHRIGGDMRSVGIHQGLAPVLDVVRDLRWGRVEETIGEDPYLVATIGTAYVKGLESAGVVATLKHFAGYAASAGARNLSPVRAGARELADVILPPFEMALLEGGARSVMQSYAEIDGVPSAADPALLTGLLRDTWGFEGTVVADYFAIGFLETLHKIAEDRADAARLALRAGVDVELPTVRSYGDELAAAVLAGTVPEELVDRALRRVLLQKCALGLLDPGWTPLPALLRDTDPEQARETIDLDPPRNRALARELAEQAVVLLANPRGALPLAGTGRIAVVGPRADDALAMLGCYSFPSHVGVLHPGVAMGIDIPTVLDAVRGEFPAATVTGAPGCEVDGTDTSGIADAVEAARDADVCVAVLGDRAGLFGRGTSGEGCDADDLSLPGVQGELLDALLDSGTPVVLVLVTGRPYALGRWAERTAAVVQAFFPGEEGGPALASVLSGRVGPSGRLPVSVPRHPGGQPWTYLQPPLGLANGVSNLDPTPLYPFGHGLTYTSFAWEPGTPPPAEIPTDGSAGIELTVRNTGDRAGAEVVQLYVHDPVAQTTRPDTRLIGYARVPLDAGEEARVRFRFHADLVSFTGIGGLRVVEPGALELRLATSSGAGDIRHTVHLRLTGPERTLDHRRRLVCEALVEPVTAAAPVRG